AGCGGCTTTCGCTGCACCTAGCGATGCTCCGCTAGCTTCTGCAGAAAGAGGTCAAAATTGAATATTGGGGAACCTCTGCCATTGTGACTTATTAAAGCttaaccaatagaaacaaaccGTTGAAGTGGGTTAACTATGCCTACTTTTTTAAGACCGCAACATGAGCATTTGgttaaaataaatggaaatttctgtcagatgtttttttcccctttaatcCATATAATCCAAAAGCAAGAAAATATGTTCAAGAATTCTAATGGTCAAGTTAGTCACCAACAAATGTGAACGTTCCCTAATCTTTTCAATTTCTTTAAGTCAGTTCTCTGGAGTTCATCAGGGTTCCATCCTGGGACCAGATGTTTCAGGTCTCTGTGCTCCCACTAAGGAATATCATTAGTAGAGTCCTTTTCATATCTATGCGGACAACTGTCATTACAATTGACTAAATCCTTACAGACCCTTGGATGTTTCATTTTATATAGATGCAAGATTGCTGACTGATACTAAAAAGCAGCAGCATATCACTATAGTCCTGGCCTCAATTCACAGGCTGTTTTAGTTTAATGCAAGATCTGAGGAGAGTATTCTCCAATTTGCACTACagacttcatttatttacactttGATCTCAGTTCTCTTAGCCATTTAAGGTCTAATATTTTTTCTGCCTGTGATTGgtgtgctctgttttttttctggaatgtgtttgtgtctgtcggatcatatgtttaatttacCTTACTATGGTGATACCTGTATAAGTGTCCTTAATACTTTTTACTGTGTacatacttcactttttcaGGTGTGCCGTCTTCCCACTGAAAGCCCCTATTCCCCTACGCCTCTGCTAAGACTTATTAATGGGTGGAGCAAGAATCCAAGGTAAAAACAACCTCCAACTTCATCgtttcttttatgttttatttgaatttgttgccacatttccccttttcttttctttagatATTTCCCATTGTTAGCGAAGCAGAGACCAGGACAGCCTGAATGTGACGTCCTGCTCAACGTATTTGCTCTGCTATCAGCCAAGAATGTTTCTCCTACCACTGCTGCCATGGTAATGGACATCGCCGAGAGCCTTTTAACTACTGAGGATTTTGTCCCTGTGGATGCAGAGACCGAGCTGTGTGTGAATGGCTGTGTATATCCAGAGCTTGAGGAAGGCTCTggcattaatacaggtaattatgtgtgtgttttatcattGTAGATCTCACTTAGATAATGTCCAGAACTAGATTGTAtgcagtaaaaaataataatgggaggccttttgattaaaatgttatgGTTGGAAAAAGAGAGATGACCAATCTGttcttgctgcttttttttttttcttctccattttAGACTCTCTGAATTTGGGTTCTCGGCTGCTCCTGCCTCATATTCCAGCTCTCCTGCAGTACCTGAGCTCCATGGTGCGCAACTCAGACCGCCTGAAGAAAAAGAAGTTCAGGGCTCAGGTCGGCAAGGAGCTCAACATCCTGTCCAAGTACGTTGCCTTACCAACCGCCGTTCCCTCATGAAGGTGATTGGTTGTATTTCTGCTAATCTCTGTTTATGGCTCCTCCAGAATCAGCAAGTTTGTGACTGACAAAGAGCAGAGCTCAACTCTGATTCGACTTCTCCTGCCATACCTGCAAAAGCCCCGAACGTCCCAGGTAAAAAGGCTTTAGCTGCACCTCTGCTTGGTCTGTGCGTGCAACCCTTGTATGTTGTAGTAATGTGCCATTGGTTGAGGTCCAACCatggcgcatcgggattcgaaccggcaaccttctgattccaaCCCTTCCTTACCTGCAAGATCTATGAAGGCTGTATTGTTTTGTCGTCTGTGCATTAGGAGACAGAGCTGGACATTCTGGAGACGGTGCAGAACCTGCTGAGGCAGTGTGCCGACCCCTCTGCCTTCCTCAAACCCCTCAGCCGCCTGCTGTCCATCTTGCACAGCAAGCTGTCCCGCCAGGCTCTCTGTGCTGTCTTCAAGGTGGGAATACGTTATGGCATCGTGCTGTGATGAATTTGTGCTTTTCGTTCAGTCACTCAAATTAgtataaaaaactttttttttttatactatattttatattttttcttttctccttaaTGACAGACTTTGTCTGAGCTGGATGGGGAACTGAAGTACATTACAGACATGGCAGTTCAGGTAAGACTCTTCCTTTAGCattcacattattttcattactTTCTCCATTTGCAGAAATTATAACTTTTCTTTTCCCCAGCTCAATGCCTTTGACAGCCGTCACCTGGATGAGATCCACTTTGACGTTCGTCTCACAGCCTTCCAGAAAGCCACCCAGTGTGTGAAGGACATGACAACTCTAGACAAAAGATACCtaaacacactcatgcacaaCTGCTTCCATTCGTTTGAGGTGAAAATGTGGATGCTCAGCGTACATGTGACAATTTGGGTGTGTCTATGTATAATGTGATGGAAGAGGTGGTGAAGAATGAACAACTTCTGTGTTTGGTCATTCACAGATTGGGGACATGTCCCTTGCAGACAGTGCCATCTTGTGTCTGTCAGCCATCATCAGCCAGgtggcagcagtgggcagctgtgaagAAGAATATAAAGAAATTGTGCAGTACACAATTCTGGATGCCGTGAGGAGAGGTCTGAAGAGCAAGCCCGAGgtagatcacacacacacacacacacacacacacactggtttcTACATAATTTGTAGTTAAATTAATAACATTTCATAATCTCTGTCTTTGATCTGTGCAGAGTGTGAGGAACGACTACACCACAGTCCTCTCCTGCCTCATCCGCACATTCCCTAAGCGTTCAGAGTTCCATGACCTGGTGCAGCTCACTGACTACAATGACCCCGAGTCTGACTTTTTTGAGCATATGAAGCACATCCAGGTAGGTGGTGACAAAAGTCTCTGGCTGCACACCTTAGGCCACGGGGATTGAAACTAGTGCAACTGCCCACAGACACTAGCTCCCATATCATTATTCTATTCATTCCCTTGCAGTTATTTGTACAGAACAGATGGTTGATTAGTAATAGTTTTGAAGtactaagtaaaaaaaaatgttcaaatctgtGGTGTGAAGGATTTTTTTCCAGTTATACACATCATGGTTGTATCAAGTATAGCAGATGTTACAACATTGATGTGTTCGTCGTCATGGATATGCTGCTGTTCAGGACATTCATTGAGTTGAAAGCTTGTCATTGTGCCTGAAGGTGCACAGGAGGGGTCGAGCTCTCAGGAAGTTTGCCAAACAGCTCACAGAGGGTTTGGTGGTGATCTCCTCACGCTCCATGCAGAATTACATTATGCCCTATGCCATGGCTGCCCTTTTTGATGAAAAGATGCAGAAGGTATGTTTTTGTGATCTGAGTTTCTTACCTAATATTGGTTTGTGGAATTaacctgtttttgtgtgtttgacttTAAGCATGAGAACATGAGCTTAGCTGGAGTAGAAGTGGTCGGAGCCGTATGCAGACATCTCACCTGGTCTAAGTACCTGTACTACCTGAAGCATTTCATCCATGTGCTGCAGACGGGTATTGTTGAACAGAAACTTGCTGTGAAGTAAGCCTTTACCTCCGCACAACCTGTGAACGCGCGATGGAAAGTTATCCAGGTCTGTCATTGCTTACGTGTGTATTTTGACCCTGCAGCCTGCTGGTAACAGTCCTTGATGCGTTTCATTTTGACCatgagtccctgagcaaagaGATTGAAGCTGCCAAAAACAAGAAGGATGCAGGTGAGTGGAAGGCATCCAttgtttttgtccctttttcttACTTTTATTGGCTGTCCGCTCATCtaaccattttcatttaaatgttcctTTCAGATGTTATTGCTTTAGAGGAAGAGCGAGAAGAGGAAGACAGGGACTCTGAGGACAGCGATGACGAAGAAGCCATGGAAACCAACTCCACTGAGAACAAAGACACTGAGGGGGCTGCAATGGAGACCGAATCCGGGACTGATGGCACCGCAGTGTCCACCCAGAAGACGAAAGAAGTTCCTCCTGTGGTTTGCAGTGGACTCCCACAGAGCAGAGAGGACCTGGAGGTCCTGATCTCCACCATCCACCACACAGTCACTCAGAGCATCCTACCGAGACTGCACAAGTGCCTCACAGCCAAGGTACAATTTAGGTTCCAGCTCTGCTTAAGCTGAAACATTGTGCTCAGGTACTGCAGGAGAGCAGGAATATGAGGCAGGAGCAGCCGAGAACCCAAATTCAGAGAGTCTAAAACGGAGAATTGGTCATCTCTCTTTTTCCAACCataacattttaacatctgATAACATTGTTGCTACCACCTATTATTGTGGAGATCCCCCATTTGCTGACCCATGAGGGCCAGGACTCCACTAGACCTTTGTATGTATGATTTTGGTCTTCAATGGATTGGACTTATTCTGcctgtcataatgttatggctgattggcgATTCCATTGTCTTAAAACGTGTagatattgtttgtttttattaatgctggtaaatgaaagttggtaatAATCTTAGCATCATTAGATTAACTGCTTCTGTGTGCAGTTATGATATCACAGACGTTTTCCAGGTGAAGCGAGATGATGAGCACAAGATGGTGAAATCAAAGGAAGTGAAGGACGATGAGGTGGCAAGAGTCCCAATCGCCTTTGCCATGGTCCGACTCATGCAGTCCTTGCCACAGGAAGTGATGGAGGAAAACCTGCccgggtgtgtttgtgtgtgtgtgtgtgtgtgtgtgtgtgtgtgtgtgtgtgtgtgtgagcatttacTGTATGTTAAAATCCAGGCTAAATTGTCTAATATCTATATAAattctatatctatataaatatataaaatgcctCTATGACCTACACCTGAACATTTTCCAGTTGTGACAATAGTTTATGGTTAACAGAGTCctgctgaaggtgtgtgtgcacctgaGAAGCCGGTTTCAGGAGATCCGCGACGTGGCCCGTAGTACCCTCGTCAAAATTATAGAATCCCTGGGCTGCAGGTATCTGCAGTACTTGCTACGAGAGATGCAGGGTGTTCTGGTCAAGGGCTACCAGGTCTGTGTGTAAACTGAATTACTCTTAACATATATTTGTCCTTGTTTAATGCTTCATATGAAAAGAAGCCTTGTTTGTTGTTCTCTTCCAGGTACATGTGCTCACCTTCACCGTGTTCCACCTGCTGTCTGCTCTGAAACCCTCCCTTAAAAGTGGAGACTTGGACCCCTGTCTGGGCATGCTGGTGCAGGTAAAACAGCAAACAGGTGAAGAACATTGTTCTGTATGTGTACCTTAGTTGGCAAACCTGATTATCTGTTTGGTCTGCTCCAGATCTTTAACAATGAGCTGTTTGGGGCAGTCGCGGAGGAAAAGGAGATCAAAGGCATTGTGTCCAAGGTGATGGAGGCACGACACAGCAAGAGCTCTGATTCGTACGAGCTGCTGGCTCAGTTCTCCAGCCAGGAGCGGATTACAGAGATCATGGTTCCGCTGAAAGAGGTGACCTGTCAgagcatgcattaaaaaaaaaaaaaaaaaataaatttatatatatatattatatatacacacacactcatatacttACCTGGGTGTGTCTGTCTCGGTCCTTCTGTCTCTGTAGGTGCTGGAGAACACAGCCAGTCTGAAGGTGTCTCGGCGGGTTCATGCTGTGTTGAGGCGGGTGGTGTCGGGTTTGCTGTTGAATGTCAGCATGGGACCCCAGTCTGTCCTGCTGCTCAGTCATGGCCTGATAAGCGAGAGTCTGCCCCTCATCACCAGCAAGTGCAAGTAGGATACGTTTTGAATGATTTTTACTAAACATGTACACAGTCGTACACAGTCGTACACATCTctacattattaacattacACTAGTACCTTGGTGAGACTCTGGGGGTCTCTGAGTTCattgtaaatagtttttttcttaatatcCCTGTTGTAATACAGTTGATGTCCTTGCTTATTAGGCTGCAGCATTGACAGTGGATGATtgtcagtaataaataatattcatatgaCTGAGAGCTACTAGTACTAGTGCACAAATTTTTGAATTTGTGAAAATTGTCACTTTCTGTCATCATCTACACAGAGAGAAGCCTCTCCCACCTCCAGACCCGCGCCTGCCACCCCCTAGCTGCCTACTGCTGCCCCCCACCCCTAAAAGAGGGGGCCCAAAGGCGGCGGTCAGCAGCAAGACCAACATGCACATTTTAGTGGATTCTGGACTGAGCGTGAGTGACCACAGTTAGAGCGCAAGATCTTTAAAGTTCTGGCTAGCAGATGTTCtctaatgtttttatgtatatgtgtttgtgtgtatgtattattgtatgtatgtatgtatgtgtatatgtggtaGAAGTCATATATGTAGTTACATGCTGAAGGATGTCACTATCTTCTTGTAATTAGCTGCTACATCAGAGTCTGAAGAGCTCAAAAGTGAACTCTGCAGTTGCGTCTGTGAGAGAGATGCTGGACCCATTTGTCTGCCTTCTGCTCGACTGCCTCAATTCCATGCATGTCAAGGTAAGAAAATATTAGTATGTGTTCGTGTGGCTGCGTTTGGGGCAGGAAAAGAGTGTCAAGCAAAAGAATGTCCAGGATTGGGAGACAGCCAAATATAGCTTGGCATGTTATAAGATGGAGATAAAATGTCTTCCCACAGGTGATCACCGAAGCTCTGCAGGCTTTTATCTGGCTCCTGAAATTCCCTCTACCTGCTTTGGAGAACAACGCCGATCAGCTCACCAAACAGCTGTTTGTCCTGCTGAAGGACTACGCCAAAGCTGGTGCCGGCCGGGGAGAGAACTTTCACCTTGTGCAGAACTGCTTCAAGGTATTCTCTTCAGAACATGGACCTACAAGCTTCCTGTAAAACTGTACCATAGCATTAAAGAGGGTTAGAGTTACAGTTTCAAAGcactactggggcagtggtggcctagcgcttaaggaagcggccccgtaatcagaaggttgccgtttcgaatcccgatcctccgaggagccactgagcaaagcaccgtccccacacactgctccccgggcgcctgtcatggttgcccactgctcactcagggtgatgggttaaatgcagaggacaaatttcactgtgtgtcactgaagtgacaatcacttcaattagATGTAGCCCATGGGGATTGTTCACCAGCTTTCTAGTGAAAACATTTTGCTCAGCCATCTATGAAAGTTACATTTTCTgaaatgattattataattattcatgttttttccccattgcAAGTAAAATGGTCAAATTTGTTTCATGTTAACGTATTGTCACTTTCCTCTTAGGCCATATCTGTTCTAGTTAAAAGTATGACCAAACACAAGATCACTGACACGCAGCTGCAAGTGCTTCTGGGATATGCAGAAGAAGACATCTATGATCATTCACGCCAGGCCACAGCATTTGGTTTACTTAAGGTAGCGTTCCGTTCCACCCTGGTCCTTCGGTGCATTTTACTGTCAGGAGTTTTATTGGATGCATACCCGAGGGATGTTTTGagtattttgttatttttggtgTAATTCTGTGCTCTCTTGTCCCCTGTAGGCTATCTTGTCCAGGAAGTTGGTGGTGCCAGAGATGGAGGATGTGATGATGAAAATAGTCAAACTCTCAATCACTGGTCCCAATGACCAGGTCCGAGTCCGCTGTAGACAGGTGTGTCTGAATGTTTTCCAGTCTTAAACATTTACAAtgggaaaaaaactttttttttttttttttattctgagacAAACATCTGCCTCTTTTATCTTCAGATTTACCTGAAATACCTCATGGATTATCCTCTGGGAAAGAAACTTGGCTCACACTTTAATTTCATTGTTGCTCAGCTCAGGTAATATTGTAGAAGGGTTTatgatataaatgtaatattctcTGTCTCCGTCTCACACTGCAATATTTCCTGCAGTTATGAATATGACACAGGACGACAGTCTGCTCTTGAGATGATGGCCTATATATTCCAGGTTTTTCCTGAGGtaaaaattgtgatttttttgttttttttccttttatagaTAGATATCTATCTATCATGAATTAATGGACTGTATTAATATGCCTTCCTGGGCTCCATATTGTTTTGTTAACATGCAATTTCTATATTTAAACTGggttttgttgttattgtataTATATCTGCATTTGGCAGGTTTAACggcatgaaatgaaaaattagATAtgaccagccaatcacatggctgAAACACTCTGCACTGAAGTATTCACTTCTAGCTCTTTAACAGCGACTCCTGATGAAACACTGTGGTCTCTTCTTCGTACCCTTGGCGTTGGCCATGGTTAACGATGACTCAAGCCGCTGTAAGAAAATGGCCGCCCTCACCATCAAGTCTCTTCTGGCCAAGCTTGATGCGGGACACCAGAATAACATGTTTACCCTGGTCAAGAACTGGCTTACTGGAGAAAAGGTGAAGTGTCTCACGATCAGTCAGAATTGAAGAAGTAACCTTACCGTGGTGTTCTATTGAAGCTGACTGATTTGGtgtatctgcatgtgtgtaGATGTCTCTAAGGCGTCTCGGCGTCCAGGTTTGTGGGCTCTTTGTGGAGGTAGAGGAGGAACGTTTTGCTCGGCGGCTTGACCCCTTGCTGAATCTTTTAGAAAAAGAGATCCGACCACTGAATTACGATAATGTAAGTCTAGTTGTGCATATCAAATGTGTGAAATTGTAtggattttttcatttaaatttgtttatgcacagtttaataaagctagtatcccccccaccccccagatcgatgaagaggaggaggagaaagctGCTGATAGGTTACTTTTCTCTTACCTAACCCTCATCACCAAGCTCATAAAAGATTGTGACTTCCTCCAACTCACCAAGCCAGTGGATGTGCTCTCCAACATCTGGGGTACTTAACATTTGTGTGGAAATTCTGAATTAAATACAACAGGAAGTAATGGTTTTATACCAAGATATGAATTCTGGTGTGTTTTTCCATAGGTCACATTGATGCCCATCTTCGGTATCCTCATTCCTGGGTGTGGCTCACTGCTTCCCAGTTGTTTGGCCAGCTGTTTGCTGCCCAAAAGGCAGAAGAGCTGGTGGCTTTGTGGAGCGCTCAGAAAGAGAAGAACATTAAAACTCCCCTGCCAGTGGCCACTGGCTTCCTCTTAACCAACATGGACAAGAAGGTACGAAAGTGTGCAGGTTCACACAAGGCATGTTTTTAGGAAGTATAAATGTGAATCTTTTACTGTTCCTTTCCATCCTTTTATATTTCTCATTTCGTCCATATCTCAGATGAGAGAGCTGGTTCTGTCTTTCTGCCACCAACTGCAATCAAAGTTCCTCGACACAACCACAGGAGAGCAGGtgagaatttacattttgttctgtAACTAAAAACAAGAAGGGGAaataagacatttacatttacagcatttatcagatgcccttatccagggtgatttacagtcagtagttacagggacagtccccccctggagcaactttgggttaaatgtcttgctcagggacacaatggtagtaagtgggatttgaacctgggtcttctggttcataggcgaatgtgctacccactaggccactaccaccgtTCAAATAAGAATATTATTTGCTTCAGATGTATGTACAATGATTAGATGCTCTGGATTTAGTGTCTTGAATTGTCAGGTTTTATGCTTTTGTTGTTTATATCCATataatttaattacttttaattagcctgtgtgctctttttttattttaatgaggaCGAGTGGTCCATTTACGTTCTTTTGAATGACAAACGCATCATCATCTTGTTTCTACAGGTTGTGAGAAACCTACTGTTTGTCGCCAAGGTGATATTCCTGCTGTCTCCAGAATGCGATGGGCTTGACTGCCAGGAAACAGACAAGAGTGAAGAAAAtggagaagaggaagacgaagaagacgatgataatgatgatgggAAGCCTCAGGAGGATTCAGAGAAACATGATGATCGACCTCCTTCCTTAATCTGGGTCATGAAAAAGCTGTCAGTTCTGGCAAAAAGAGAGGCAGCAGACACTCCTAAAGTTCCACTGAAGGTGAGGCCatctaaacaaacaaacaaacatacagatagaacttttttctttataaatacatttccttTTCAGAGAACATGTGtgttcaagttcctgggtgccATTGCGGTGGACCTTGGTAAAGACCGTCTTGAACCATACCTGACCACCATCATCGCTCCTTTGTATAGAGAGTTGGACAGCACCTATGCAGACCAGGGTATGACATCACATCCGGTCGTCTTTCACAAAGTTTAGTTCAATTACAGTGGCATAAAGGACATACAGTGACATTGATTGGTCTGTTCTATGCAGACCCAACATTGAAGAACCTGGCACAGGAACTGATCGAGGTCCTGAAGAAGCTGGTGGGCCTGGAGAGGTTCTCGCTGGCTTTTGCCCGTGTACAGAAGGAAGCCAGTCAGAGGAGGGCATCACGCAAAAAACACAAGGCCTTGCAGGTATGGGGAAGGGCAAGGGCAGAGGGAAACATCCTGAGATACGAGATGATAGTCTTATGGTTAAATCAAGCCTTCTGGTAATCAGTTGAAAGTGTTTTTATGACTTATTACATGTGGTGCGAACATTATATTCATAACAATGGCTTTATTTCCCCCTTGCATATCACGAATATATAAATTAAGTTGTGAGAACAGGATTTTCTGGATTAAATCTTTTAACCCTGATTCTTTCCCCAGGCTGTTTCCAATCCTGACATTGCTGCTAGAAAAAAGATCAAGAAGCACCAGAAGAAAGCAGaagtgaagaagagaaagataGAAGCTTTACGACCAGGACACAAagcaaaaagacacaaaggCAGCTCACTGAGAGACTTGGCCATATTACAGTGACCCAGGAAAGGAACAAAAAGTTGTTTGTATTAGAAACATTAAAGGGTATTTTAGGAATTGGTTATCCTGTAAAATCATCCTTAATGGTGATACAAGGGCAACTGGCCAGATGTATGGCTGTCTATGGATGTGTGTAGTTCAATGCACagagtttttattaaaaaaaaaaaaaaagaacgtagTTTTTGTTTTACAGCCTTGTATGTTAACTCTTGCTTTACATTTCAAAACTGTTTTTGCATATCTTTGGGATGCAGATGTGCTTAAGTTGCCAGGTTCATCTGAAGAGGACCAACACTGTTGGTGCAACACTTTGGCCTATTTGCAGCAGTTGGTGgagaaatgtataaaatgacCCCATAGAAGCCAAATTTGAcggtgtacttttttttttttttttacatttacggcatacatcagacgcccgtatccagagcgacttagtcagtagttacagggacagtcccccccccggagccactcagggttaagtgtcttgctcagggatacgatggtagtaagtgggttttgaaccggggtcttctggttcataggcgagtgtgttacccactaggctaccaccaaaTATGAGTGCCATTATACCTCATTGGTGTGGCTTTAACAATGTCATCCTGGCTCAAATCAGACAAATATGATGCCAATACCGTAGTTTATTtcagcatgaacacaagttTCCTTCCAACACTGTACATGCTCTTATATAAATGTGCAATTACAAATCACAGTCTTAAATAAACCAGTTACTAAAATACCAAAAGTTAGATACCAAAGCCGTAATATTAATTTTAGGACTGAAATGCAGGCAAAACTAAACGACTAAATAAACCAATCACCCTGACATCCTAGTTCTGATGAACAAATGTAGTGGaatcaaaaaataaatgggAAAAGACAGATGGGGAGCAAAATGAAGACCATAACAGTTTGAGTACTGCTGGCCTGCAGTGATTGGAGCATTTGATGTACTACCCCGCCCCAAACCGCTGTGCTCGGGGGTTCTTCTCCATTAAATGTGGGAAATGGTTTGAGAATGCTGGTCCTCAGACAACGGTTAAGGCCACCACAGTGTTTGACAGGCGATATTAGGACAGCCTCTCCTATGAGGTGGAGCCTCCTGGAAGGAGGGAGCAGCCTTCCAACAACGGGGAAACAGTGCAGTCACTGGTCCAAAGGGCACGCAGTTAGGAGTCTTTGTGCAGGAGCTCAAACATCAGACGTATTTACAGAGAAAAAGTGAGCGCAGCCTTACTGCCTGCTCTTTAGAGCTTCCACAAGCCTGAAAAAGGGGAACAACGCCTCATTAAAACAAGTATTCTGATTGAAGCTCTCAGTTAATAATACCACATCTGAAGTCTCTCTccgaattacagccacttttagcctcTAACTCTTACCATTCCATGGCCTCATCCAAGCCTGTTCCTTTGGTGGCTGACGTTTTGAAGATTTGCCACTTTCTGTCCTTAAGTGCGGGCAGGCCAAGCGAATTAGCCACCTCCGTGGGCGTCATAGCCTGCTCCATGTCCTGTTTGTTGGCAAACACCACCAAGATGGCCTTCTTTAGCTCTTCTTCCTgccaaaaaaatgcacagaaacatgAGACCAACAGTTTATATGTACATACAGATATAAAGAGGCATGAATCCACAGGCACAGTCTCTCAAACATGCACATTACTGGCCTCCAGCATGGCAACCAGCTCAGACTTGGAGATGCCCATCCTGTCCCGGTCGCTGCTGTCCACGACATAGATCACTGCATCCGTGTTGGAGTAGTAACAACGCCAGTACGGCCTGAAGGGAGAGGCGGAAACCCGGGCATGAGATGACAGAAGAAGACGACCCTCGCCTGCATCGACCGCACACTTACCGAATGCTCGTCTGGCCTCCGAGGTCCCACACTTGGAACTTAAGGTTCTTGTACGTCACAGTCTCCACGTTGAACCCGATCGCTGAAAGTGGACGACAGTGCAACATTCTTCAGTGACCTTGCTTAGCCATTCATACGGAGACGTTTAAAGTAGCGTTAATGCCGAGCCGCGGCACGTACTGGGGATGGTCGTGACGACCTCTCCGACCTGCAGGCGGTACAGGATCGTGGTCTTTCCCGCGCCGTCCAAGCCGAGGATCAAAATCCTCATCTCTCTTGTGCCAAAAAGGCCCGAGAAGAGGCTGGAGAAGAACCCACCTTTCGCGGAAGAAAGAGCAGGGGTTAGAGACAGGCATGTGATCCGGCCACCACGACGTTCCCCCGAGTTGT
The Denticeps clupeoides chromosome 15, fDenClu1.1, whole genome shotgun sequence DNA segment above includes these coding regions:
- the arl1 gene encoding ADP-ribosylation factor-like protein 1, with protein sequence MGGFFSSLFSGLFGTREMRILILGLDGAGKTTILYRLQVGEVVTTIPTIGFNVETVTYKNLKFQVWDLGGQTSIRPYWRCYYSNTDAVIYVVDSSDRDRMGISKSELVAMLEEEELKKAILVVFANKQDMEQAMTPTEVANSLGLPALKDRKWQIFKTSATKGTGLDEAMEWLVEALKSRQ